The DNA segment TTCTTACATTTCTGGACAGTACAAGTGGTAATAGGAAGTACTATACTATACTTTGCTGGAACCTTTTCTTTAGCTAGTTTTTTTAACAAAAGGTATCATGATATTTGGGGATTAGTGTGCTGGCCAGTGACTTATTTAGCAATTGTTTATCCTAAAAATATTTTAGAGTTAGAAGAAATAACTGGGTTGATGGTAAAGGGATCTACTATTTTTCTCATAGCTTTGCCAATAATTTTAATAATCATTGCTAAAATTAGGGGTGTGGGTAATGAAACTTAATAAAATCTTAGTTATGGTTACGGTATTTTTACTTTTAATAGGTTGTGGAACAGCTCAACAAAGGGTACTAGATGATTTGGAAATAATTTTTGGATTGGGCCTTGAACAAGGAGAAAAAGAGGGGGTATTAAAATTTACTACATTTGGGGTCACCCAAGAAGAAACTGCTAAAGAACCAGTAGTTCAGCATAATGTAGAGGGATATGGTTTTAAAAGTTTTATCCGTAACTGGCAGTACCAAGGCCATAAGACTTTGGCTTTAGGTAAAGTACAGGTAATAGTATTTGGAAAAGAAATAGCTAATAGTGGTTTAGAAAAAGTCATATTAGAACTTCTAGAGCTCCCAGAAATAGATGTAAATACTGTTGTGGCTTATTACGATGGGGATCCTAAGGATATTTTTAGTCTTGATGTAATAGAAGAGCAGAGGGTAGCTATCTATTTAAGAAAATTACTGGAGAAAAACAGTATTAAAAATTCTATACCTAGAGTTGACTTACATACTTTAGTTACTGATCACTTTACAATAGGTAAAACTTCATATTTACCAATTCTTAAAGAGAGCAAGGATAAATCTAAAGCTATAGTGGCAGGATTGGCACTGTTGGATGATGAAGGAAAGGTAAAGGTTACACTCAATGATACAGAAACTTTGTATCTGTTACTATTAAAAGGTCATAGGGTATCATTGTTAATAGATAGTAACGTACTCATAAAAGAAGGTAAAAAGGCTAGGGTATTATTTGAAGTGACAGGAAGTAATGTAAGATTTGATACAAAGTTAGTAAAAGGGAAACCTCAAATTAATGTTAGAATAGATTGTAAAGGTACTTTAAGGAATATAGATGGGCTTCAAGGGGATTACTTTGATGAAGAAGTTTTTGACAAAATCAACAGGGAAATTTCTAAACATTTAACAGTAAAAATGCAAGAACTGATTGATAAATTACAGGAAAATGGTGTTGATCCTGTTGGATTTGGAGAGTTAGTTAGGGTAAGGCATAATAAATATTTCCAAAAAAATACTTGGGAAAAAGATTATCCCCAAATAACAATAACCAATGAAACTAAAATAAAAATCCTTAGAGCTACTAATTTAAGGAAAAAACCATAAAGGATTTTTCCATCCCAAAGCGAATAAATATTATTGCACTTATTTTATTTTGGGATGGAGGAAATTTTTATGAGGGAATTTTACTTTGTAGTTAACCCTGCATCTGCCAATGGGACTACAAAAACGGTGTGGATGGAAATAGGGGAGTATTTAAAGGGAAAAGGCATTGAATACGATTTTGCTTTTACTACTGGACCTAACCATGCAACCCAAATTACCACTGAAGCTATTAAGAAAGGGTATAAGTGGATAGTGGCAGTAGGTGGAGATGGAACAGTCAATGAAGTAATGAACGGATTTTACATTGAAGGACAATTTACCCAAAAGGCTGCCCTTGGAATAATTTCCCGGGGAACAGGTTGTGATTTAATCAGAACTTTAGGTATTCCTAAAGAGTATCAAGGGGCAGTGGAAATTTTACAGGGAAAAAAGACTAGGGAAATCGATTTAATTAAAGTGGAGTACTTAAATTTCTGGGGTGAAAAAGAACAGCGATATTGTATTAACATCTCCGATGTGGGTTTAGGAGGCTATGTGGCTCAAAGGGTAAATCATACATCTAAATCCGCTGGAGGGTTATGGTCTTACTTGAGGGGAACATTGCTCAGTATTTTAAAATATAAAAATCGTCAAGGGAAAGTAATAATAGATGGACAAGAAGTGTATGATGGAAGATTTTCCTTGATAGCTGCTGCCAATGGCAAGTATTTCGGTGGAGGGATGAAATTAGCTCCTATGGCTGAATTAGATGATGGCTATATAAGTACAATTTTATTAGGTAATATGGGTAAAGTTGAGCTATTACTAAATTTAGCAAAGGTATATGATGGTAGTCATTTAACCCATCCTAAGGTTAAGGATTACAAAGCTAAGGAAGTAGTAATTAGTTCTAATGAAAGGTTACCTTTAGAAATAGATGGAGAAAATCCTGGTTTTGGTACAGTAAAGTATTCTATTATAGAAAAAGCTATAAAAGTTATTTGTTAAAAATTTTTTATAAAAAGAAGGAATTTTGAGTTAGATGAAGAATAAATATTAAGAAAATTTAATAATAAATTATTGGGTATAAGTTTTTAGTGAATAACAGCCCTTAAACATTTTATGTTTATTGGCTGTTTATATTTTTTGAGAGGGGGGGGGAAACCTTTAATTTTAAAAAATAGAAGGGAGGAAGATATTTTATATGAGAAAAATATTGGCATTACTAGTAATAGGTGTAATGATCTTTACAATTGTACCTAAACCTTATACTGTAACAGCGGAAGAAGGGGAAGAAAAACTAATAGTTTCTGGGACTTATCAGAAGATAGACATGGAAAAGGGAGAAAATGATTTTTTAGAGGAAGCTTTGGTAGCTAAGAGTTTAGTCCAAAAAGACAATACAGGAATGAATTTAGAGAACTTGTATGTAGCCAATGATGATGAGTACTGGTATATTGGTTTCGAAGGGAAATCTGACTGGGGAATGATGTATGGAATATATATAGATATCGATGGAGTACCGGGTTCTGGAGGACACTTCAATCCATGGGGTAGAAATGTACCAGTAATAGAAGATTATTATCCTGAATTTGCCATTCACGCTTGGTCCCCTGGAGGAACCAAGAAGGTAGAACCGGCTCAGTTTATAACTTGGACAGGTGAAAGCTGGGACTCTAAATCTTTGAAAGAAGTAAATGGGAAAGAAGCTAATGATGTAGAAAGTGGTTTTGTTAAATATGCAATTCCCCACGAAGTATTAGGTAATCCAGATAGTATTAGGGTGTTTCTCTTTATTGCCGGAGGAGATGGCGTACCTCAAGATGTAGTGCCAGGAGATCAACGGATTTCTACTGGTTGGATGAACGAAATAGATTTTCAATTTGACAAGTTTGTGGAAGTAAAAAGGGCAGAAAAACCAGTGGTTGAGCCTCTATATTTATCTATTGAAGGACCAAGGGAATTAAAAATTAACAAATTGAGCCATACCTTTAAAGGAGAGACCAATGGAGAAAGCTTAAAGGTTAATGATGTGGAAATTCCTTTAATAGAAGGAACATTTGAAGTAGAAGTAATGTTGATGGAAGGGGAAAATGAGTTTGTGTTTTTAGCAATTAGGGGAGAAGAGGAAAAAGAGGAAAAAATAACAGTTTGGGTCAATACAGAACCGGTAACTATAGAAATTATTCAACCTATAGAAGAAATTACTACCAGCCAACCATTGATTGAAATCATTGGAAAAACCAATGGAGATCAAGTGTTGATCAATGGACTAGAAGTTCCCCTTAATGAAGATGGAGAATTCCGTTATAATGTTGCCTTAATAGCCGGCGAAAATATTATAACGATCCATGCTTCCAATAGATACGGCTCAGCAGTTAGTCAATTAGTAAAGGTTATATATGAGAAACCTCAGACTAAAATTATTATCGACGGCAATATAGATGAAGCTTATGGTGAACCGGTGGCCATAGATCCTAAGGGAGATATGAAACAACCAGATTTAGATTTGCACCGCTTATTTGTAACCGATGATAGTAACTTCTGGTATATAGGTTTAGATTCATATCTAACAAATTGGGGAGTAACCTATGGAATTTATATTGATACCGACAATGTTAAAGGATCTGGTGGAACTACTGATCCATGGGGAAGAAAAGTAGGGGCTGTGGAAGAACATCTTCCTAACTTTATCCTATACATTTGGAGAAATGGTGATGGTACCATTAATACTCCTCAGCTTTGGAAGTGGAATAATGATAAGTGGGAGATGACTGAGTTAGATTTAGCCGGTGGTGCAAGTTTTTATAGTCCAGAAAATGAGTTTATGGAGTTTGCTATTCCTAAAGTGGTTTTGGGCAATCCAGAATTTATTAACCTCATAGCCTTTACTACTGGAGGAGATGGAATAGCTCAAGATACCACACCATCAGATCCAGCTGTAGAACAGGAAGAGCCTATTTGGGGAGCAATTGAACCCACTATTTTATCGGCCTTTGTTAAGGTGGAAGAAACAGTGGCAGGGGCATTGTCCTTAGTTGTAGAAGCACCTGAAGATGGGTTATTGACTAATAAAAAGCAAATTAGTGTTAAAGGCCAGACAAATGGAGATAGGGTTTATGTAAATGATAGTTTAGTGGAAATAGGGGAAAACGGTAGATTTATTTTCCATTTGACATTAAAAGAAGAAGGAGAACATCAAGTAATTATCAAAGCAGTTAGGGGTGTAGAGGAATTAACAGTTACTAGAAAAATCTTTGCTGATTTCACTCCACCTCTGTTAGAAGTAACAACACCTACTAAGGATATGGAAGTTGATTCTCAAGATTTTACTGTAAAAGGAAAGGTAGAAATAGGAGCAATCCTTTATGTCAATGGTGAGGAAACTGAGTACGATTCTGATGGAAACTTTGAAAAGACCATACGCCTTATTAGTGGGGTTAACCAGGTAATAATTAGGGCAGTAGATAAAGCTGGCAATATAACTGAAAAGACTTTTAAAATCACCTTTAAAGCTGCTACATCAGGTCCTACTACCATCAAAGTTGATGGAATAAATGACTTCCCACCCGATACTGTTGTAGGGACTTCACCGGCAGGAAGTATGTCAGAACCCCATCTAGATCTTCGGAACTTTTATGTAACCGATGATAACCAGTATTGGTATTTTGGTTTTGATGCTTACTTAAAAGGTGATTTCGGGAAGGCTTATGGTATTTATATTGACATCGATGGCAAGAAAGGATCTGGTGGAACTACCGATCCTTGGGGTAGAAAGGTAGCTGCTACTGAAGAACATCTACCTGAATACATTATCTATGTTTGGTATGATTCAAGGGGATTACAAAATGCCCAATTTATCACCTGGACAGGTAATGGCTGGGATTACAAACAGCTTGTGGATATTGGAGGAAAACAAGGGCACAGCGAAAACTTCATTGAATACGGGGTTCCTAAACTGTTATTAAATAATGTCCAATCCTTCAATGTAATTCTCTTTACTGTAGGAGGAGATGGTACAGGACCTCAAGATTCAGCTCCTAAGTGTCCAGCTATAACCTGGAGTGAGCCAAAGTGGAACATTGAAGAGAAAGTTGTTTTAAGTAATTTTGCTAAAGTTGAAGGAAGAGGAGTAGAAAAAATCTTGACATTGTTAGTGGAAAATCCCGCTGAAGACCTTCAAACTGATGTTGATAATATTGAGATAAGAGGTAGAGTTACTGAAGGGGCAAAAGTAACTATAAATGGAATACAAGTTGAGGTCAAGGAAGGAGTATTTAGCCAAAAATATAAACTAGTAAAGGGAGAAAATAACTTTAAGATAACTGCTGTTTTAGATGAACAAAAAATAACTATTACTAGAAAAGTAATCTATGTACCACCTAGGAATATCAATAACTTCCCTAAAGAAGCATTGGTAGCCCAAGATCCAGCCGGTGATATTAATGCACCTAACCTTGATTTAACAACCCTTTATGTTATGGATGACGAACTCTACTGGTATATAGGATTCCATGCACCTGCAGGGGACTGGGGTTTAGCATATGGACTTTACTTTGATGTAGATAATGTATCTGGTAGTGGAGGTACTTCTGATCCTTGGGCAAGGGCAATTAAAACGGTACCGGAACATCATCCGGAATATGTCATCTATGCTTGGCATAACGAAAATCGCCAGTTAGAGCCTGCTAAAATTTATAGCTGGACTGGAGAAAACTGGAGAGAGCGGGATTTAGGAAGTTATAGAGGTGCTAAACAAGAATACAGTGCAGGTTTTGTTAAATACACTATCCCTAAAGCTGCTTTAGGATATGCCAACCAGTTTTATATCAGTTTATTTACAACTGGCGGTGACGGACCTGCCCAAGATACAGTACCCTCTGATCCTAATGTGAAATTTACTGAACCTAAATGGGATGCCAACTATTTCGTAACTTTAAGTAAGTTTGCCTTTGTGGAAGCCAATTATCCTATAGAGCCGCCTAAGTTAGAGATTCTCTCCCCTTCAGATGGTAGTTATGTAAATACTCCAACTATTACTATTAAAGGGGTTACAGAAATAGATGCTAAAATTTTCGTAGGAGAATTAGAGATTAAGGTAGATGAAAATGGAAAATTCCAATTTGACTATACATTAGATGAAGGAGAAAATATTATTACAATAATTGCAAAGGACTCAAGGGGTATTGAAAATCAAGTAGATTTACTAATTTACCTCGATACTGAGCCACCAAAGCTTATATTAAATAAAGATTATGATGGTATGGTGGTAGAGGAAGCTGAATTGATTATAGCTGGTAAAACCAGTTTAGATGCCCAAGTCTTTATCAATGGTGAAAAAGCGAATCTTCAAAGCAATGGAGTCTTTACTTTAACAATACAATTGGAAGAAGGGGAAAATGTAATCGAAATTAAAGCTGTTGATAGGGCAGGAAATGAAAGGGTTAAA comes from the Anaerobranca gottschalkii DSM 13577 genome and includes:
- a CDS encoding Ger(x)C family spore germination protein; its protein translation is MKLNKILVMVTVFLLLIGCGTAQQRVLDDLEIIFGLGLEQGEKEGVLKFTTFGVTQEETAKEPVVQHNVEGYGFKSFIRNWQYQGHKTLALGKVQVIVFGKEIANSGLEKVILELLELPEIDVNTVVAYYDGDPKDIFSLDVIEEQRVAIYLRKLLEKNSIKNSIPRVDLHTLVTDHFTIGKTSYLPILKESKDKSKAIVAGLALLDDEGKVKVTLNDTETLYLLLLKGHRVSLLIDSNVLIKEGKKARVLFEVTGSNVRFDTKLVKGKPQINVRIDCKGTLRNIDGLQGDYFDEEVFDKINREISKHLTVKMQELIDKLQENGVDPVGFGELVRVRHNKYFQKNTWEKDYPQITITNETKIKILRATNLRKKP
- a CDS encoding diacylglycerol/lipid kinase family protein gives rise to the protein MREFYFVVNPASANGTTKTVWMEIGEYLKGKGIEYDFAFTTGPNHATQITTEAIKKGYKWIVAVGGDGTVNEVMNGFYIEGQFTQKAALGIISRGTGCDLIRTLGIPKEYQGAVEILQGKKTREIDLIKVEYLNFWGEKEQRYCINISDVGLGGYVAQRVNHTSKSAGGLWSYLRGTLLSILKYKNRQGKVIIDGQEVYDGRFSLIAAANGKYFGGGMKLAPMAELDDGYISTILLGNMGKVELLLNLAKVYDGSHLTHPKVKDYKAKEVVISSNERLPLEIDGENPGFGTVKYSIIEKAIKVIC